GCGTGAGCAATGTTGTGGTAGGTCTGCGCAAGGGTTCTGCTTCTTGGGCCAAGGCTGAAAAAGCGGGCCTGCGTGTGGCCGAAGTTACCGACGCGGTCAAGGATGCAGACGTTGTCATGATCCTGACTCCGGACGAGTATCAGGCGGCGGTCTACCGTGATCAGGTTGCCCCGAACCTTAAGCCCGGCGCCGCTCTGGCCTTTGCGCATGGTTTTAACGTGCATTTTGAGCTGATCGAGCCGCCGAAGGACGTGGACGTCATCATGATCGCGCCGAAAGGACCGGGCCATACCGTGCGCTCCACCTACCTGGAAGGGGGCGGTGTACCGACCCTGATCGCGGTTTATCAGAATGCTTCCGGTAGCGCCAAAGAATTGGCCCTGTCTTACGCTTCCGCGAATGGCGGTGGCCGTTCCGGCATTATCGAAACCAACTTCCGTGAAGAGACGGAAACCGACCTGTTCGGCGAGCAGGCAGTACTCTGTGGTGGTGTCTCTGCCCTGGTTCAGGCGGGCTTCGAGACCCTGACCGAAGCTGGCTACGCCCCGGAAATGGCGTACTTCGAATGTCTGCACGAGCTGAAGCTGATTGTTGACCTGATGTATCAGGGTGGCATTGCGGATATGCGTTACTCTATCTCCAATACCGCGGAGTACGGCGATTACGTGACAGGCCCGCGTATTGTGACCGAAGAGACCAAAGCAGAAATGAAGCGTGTGCTGAAAGATATTCAGACCGGCAAGTTCGCCAAGGACTTCATGCTGGAATCACTCGCCGGTCAGCCTCGCCTGAAGGCGGAACGCCGTATTGGTAGCGAGCACCAGATCGAAGAGGTGGGCGCCAAACTGCGTTCGATGATGCCCTGGATCAAGGCGAACAAGATCATCGACAAGACCGAGGGCAACAGCTAAACGCGGGCCTTTCGGGAGAAAGCGGCGGGACTTTATAGTCCCGCCGCTTTTTTTTTGGCGCTTCGCCACTGTACACTCCTTGCCATGTAACCAATTCCAGCTTTGAAGGAAGCTTGTATGAGTGAGAAGAAGGACGCCCGTATGGAAGGTTCGCGGCCCGATGAAGAAATTCGTCTGCCAGTGGATGAGCACGTTGAAGAAGAGGTCTCCGCGAACGGTAAGAAGGTCAGGGCGAAAGGTGTTTACTTGCTGCCAAACCTGATCACTACCGGCGCATTGTTCAGTGGCTTCTACGCGATCATTGCTGGTATGAATGGGAATTTTGAAGCTGCCGCCATTGCCATTTTCGCGGCCATGATCCTCGATGGCCTGGATGGCCGCGTTGCCCGCCTGACCGATACCCAGAGTGCGTTCGGCGTTCAGTACGATTCGCTGTCGGATATGGTGTCGTTCGGTTTGGCGCCTGCTCTTGTCGTGTTTAGCTGGGGGCTCGGGCCTCTGGGCAAACTCGGCTGGGCAGCGGCGTTTCTTTACGTCGCGTGCGCCGCGCTGCGGCTCGCTCGCTTCAATACGCAGGTTGATAGCGTGGACAAAGGGGTCTTTATCGGACTTGCCAGCCCCACGGCGGCCGCGATTGTTGCCAGTATGGTCTGGGCCGGGCACGACGCCGAGATTGGTGTGGGGCTGGGCACGGTAGCAGCGCTGGTCACCGTGGCGGCGGGACTGCTTATGGTGTCGAACTTCCACTACACGAGCTTCAAAAAGCTCGATTTCAAGGGGCGGGTCCCGTTTGTGATGATGTTGGTCATCATCCTTGTGTTTAGCTTGGTGACTATAGATCCACCAAGGGTCTTGTTGGTTATTGCCATCCTTTACACTTTCTCGGGCCCCGCGGTCTGGGCATGGGGCGCTATGCGCGGGCGCAAGAAGGGGGTTGAGACCAGTGCGGATGCCGCTGGCGCGGCGCATGAGTCCCCCCTGGGCGCTGACTCCAAGCCTGACACCAAGCCGGCCGATCCAGAGTAAGTAGTTTCCCGCCGGCCCATCGTTGGGTGATTGGCCGGCTATTCCTCTCCGGCCGTTTGGCAGTTCTCCTCATTGACACTATTCTGAAGGAATCCCCCGTGCGAAAGTGGCGGGCTGCACTTGGTGGCCCTCCAACCTTTGTCGCTTCAAAACCTGCTCGGGGCGATGATTTCAAGTTTTTTGAGAAAATGCTTGCGAAGCCCGGAATGGGCTCGTATAGTTCGCGCCCTCGCTGCTTGAGCGGCAACGCAAAACGCGGCGAGGTGGCAAGCTAAGCTTTTGATTTTCAACGAGTTTTCTCGGAAAAAGAATTTCAAAAAAGAGCTTGCCAATCGAGATTGGCGCCATATAATGCGCGTCCTTCTCGGGGTCACCGACCAGGTGAGCGAGGCTTTGAAGGGCGTTGATTTTCAACGGTTTCAAGCTTCAAAAAAGTCTGCAAAAAAGCACTTGCTTCAGCAGATTGGATGTGTAAAATGCGTATCCCACAGTGAGGGCCGAGAGCCACGCTGAGTTGTTTAAAAATTCGATCAAGCAATATGTGTGGGTACTTGCGGAGCGACGGATCGACATCTGGTCTCGATCAGAAATAGCTTTATCGGAAGCAAGTAACTCATGTCAATGAATTACGTAATTAGGCTCTTCGGATCCGAGTTTTTTCCGAGCAAGACTTAAGTCTGCTGTGGGAGCCTTTTTCCGGTTCCCGTGAGCATCGGGCGACTCTTTAAACTGAAGAGTTTGATCATGGCTCAGATTGAACGCTGGCGGCAGGCCTAACACATGCAAGTCGAGCGCGACCGGTCCTTCGGGACTTATTAGAGCGGCGGACGGGTGAGTAATGCATAGGAATCTGCCCAGTAGTGGGGGATAGCCCGGGGAAACCCGGATTAATACCGCATACGGCCTACGGGAGAAAGCAGGGGATCTTCGGACCTTGCGCTATTGGATGAGCCTATGTCGGATTAGCTTGTTGGTGGGGTAATGGCCCACCAAGGCGACGCTCCGTAGCTGGTCTGAGAGGATGATCAGCCACACTGGGACTGAGACACGGCCCAGACTCCTACGGGAGGCAGCAGTGGGGAATATTGCACAGTGGGGGAAACCCTGATGCAGCCATGCCGCGTGTGAAGAAGGCCTTCGGGTTGTAAAGCACTTTCAGTAGGGAGGAAGGCCTGTAAGTTAATACCTTGCAGGATTGACGTTACCTACAGAAGAAGCACCGGCTAACTCCGTGCCAGCAGCCGCGGTAATACGGAGGGTGCAAGCGTTAATCGGAATTACTGGGCGTAAAGCGCGTGTAGGCGGTTAGTTAAGCTGGATGTGAAAGCCCTGGGCTCAACCTGGGAACTGCATTCAGTA
This genomic interval from Microbulbifer sp. Q7 contains the following:
- the pssA gene encoding CDP-diacylglycerol--serine O-phosphatidyltransferase, coding for MSEKKDARMEGSRPDEEIRLPVDEHVEEEVSANGKKVRAKGVYLLPNLITTGALFSGFYAIIAGMNGNFEAAAIAIFAAMILDGLDGRVARLTDTQSAFGVQYDSLSDMVSFGLAPALVVFSWGLGPLGKLGWAAAFLYVACAALRLARFNTQVDSVDKGVFIGLASPTAAAIVASMVWAGHDAEIGVGLGTVAALVTVAAGLLMVSNFHYTSFKKLDFKGRVPFVMMLVIILVFSLVTIDPPRVLLVIAILYTFSGPAVWAWGAMRGRKKGVETSADAAGAAHESPLGADSKPDTKPADPE
- the ilvC gene encoding ketol-acid reductoisomerase; the protein is MHVYYDKDCDLSLIKSKTVAIIGYGSQGHAHANNLKDSGVSNVVVGLRKGSASWAKAEKAGLRVAEVTDAVKDADVVMILTPDEYQAAVYRDQVAPNLKPGAALAFAHGFNVHFELIEPPKDVDVIMIAPKGPGHTVRSTYLEGGGVPTLIAVYQNASGSAKELALSYASANGGGRSGIIETNFREETETDLFGEQAVLCGGVSALVQAGFETLTEAGYAPEMAYFECLHELKLIVDLMYQGGIADMRYSISNTAEYGDYVTGPRIVTEETKAEMKRVLKDIQTGKFAKDFMLESLAGQPRLKAERRIGSEHQIEEVGAKLRSMMPWIKANKIIDKTEGNS